CACCCGGATTTCTTATGTTGTCTTTGTCGGCCATTTCTTGCATGTCGGGTATATCTCCATAGTCCAAGAGTACGACTTTTCTTTGGGGGTCGAGGACGTCCCTGAGCCAAGGAGGGTTGCTAATGGCAGCGATATCCATTTGGATAGCCAGCGTCTGGTTCGCAACGCTATCGTTTCCACATTTGAGTTTACCATTGTATATCAATTCGTTTGATAATGCCATTATATCCGTATTCATGCGATATTGGATGGTCAACTCGGTTACACTGGCTGGGTGTCGTTGGCATAGCGTCTTGAACAACGTTTCTTCTAAACCCTTCTCTTTAGCTATCTCATTCTTAACTAATGGGGGCAATTGGTAATGGTCTCCTACAAGAATGAACTTTTCGCCAAATCTTATCGGACCTAATGCAATTGGTAGAGATACTTGACTTGCTTCATCAAGGATGACATAGTCAAAATCTTTATTACGTAAATTCAACATTGGATCATTTATTCCAAGACAGGTCGTTGCAACTACCTGTGGTTCGTTCAAACTGAAAGCAAGCTGATCGTGTGTCTCAGTTTTGTCAAAATCGGGCACTAGGTGCCTGACTTTAGGGTGTAGTTTGTGAATATGACCCAACCTGATCATCCTAACTTCGGCATCTAAAAGTTTCAGTAGAATGTTATCCACCGCTGAATGTGTATAAGATGCTAATAATACAGATTTCCCATTTTTGGTCAAGATTTTAATAAGTTCCGCAACAACCGTTGTTTTACCAGTTCCTGGCATGCCTAAGATCAACGCGTAATCTTTGCACCTCATTACTTTATCAATGGCTTTTGCCTGATCCCTGTTGAATTTGTTATCATCTAAAACATATGAAATCGATGATTTTTTACTGAAACGTGGCGGTTTACCATCAACTAAGAGTCTTCTTGTTTTGGTATCACCTCCTTGCCATCTCTTAAGCCTTACTTCTTCGCCCTTATCGTCCAAGTAATGAACTGTTGGATCAACTGCTGGTAGaaataaattcaacaaattaaACCTAGCCATGGACAACCCAAAGTGGACATCATTTTTGTCAATCCTATAAATTAACGGACGTATCATTGGATTCTTAACTCCTATTAAAGATGGTCCGCTTTGGGTTAAAACACTTTCTATCACCTGTTTTTTGTATGCATTAAAATCCTTCCCACGAACATTATCCATGTCAAATCTTCTTCGACAAGTAATAGTAATGTATTCTTTCgaaatttctttaacatGACCTGTGCTTAAACAAAAATGGCCTACTTCATCGCTAATGTAAACCATGTCACCCGGAGCAATCTGACTATTTAACATTGACATCGATATCTCAACCGCATTATCTCGAACAAGCTTACAATAATACAAACCGCCAACCTGAGAAATTGAATCCAGCACCAAACCATGCAAACATCTTCCATTTGACAATTCTCTACTTTTACCATCCATTAAGAACATTTCCTTAGTCATACTATTTAAACTAGATTCCTCCAAACATAGTAGTCgattgaattttttgtaaaactGTTGGTATAGACTTAGTccattttccaaatgaCTGGTCAATTCGTTATACTCACCCTCAGGTAGACTAGACTGTTCTGCACTGCCATCCTCTGAAATTTTGTTTAGAACCATACAGTTCCTTTTATGATAACAACTATCACAGGTAGAGTGTTGCAATAGTGGTGGCAATTCTATGTTCATTTCCTCAAATTCACTACAGGATTGAATCTCATTTATATTGTGCTTTAAGTGTTGTGCTAACCGATTTCTCAAAACAAGTAAATGTTTTAACGATTGAAGTAATCTTGGCTGTTTCATAAATTCATTAGTTCTTGAATAATACATCAAATGGAATTCTATAGGCACATCATATCGATCATTCAATAACatggtatatatagtacCCTGTGCTTCATGTGAAATTAGTTTTGCTTTGCCGGTTTTGATCTCTAAAGGCGCTATAAGTTTGGTGCCTTCACCAATGTGAGTTTCTACTGTAGCATCAATGTAACCTTTCATACCGTACATAGGTGATAAAATATTCTCTTCAATATCGATAATTTTAGAAAGGCTGAGTTTTTCATGTTCAACTTTACCTGCGACATTAATTCGACACTGATAGTTTGAGACTTGGACATATTCCATAACAAATTGTTTCATATTGTCAACATGAAGTTCTCGGATCGTTTCCTTAACAAATTCTTCCGTTTCCTTACATAAAAGAATGGAAAGCCTAtgttttgaaattatttCATCTAAAGTTGATTCTATAAAAGAATCATCAATTTTAGGGTGCTTCAATTTATATTCTAGTAGCTCCTGTAGTAATTCATGAACAATAGAACCTATAGTCATCTGAATACTAGGTACTCCAGGTTCCATAAACTGGAAATTTAGAACGGACTTTCTTAGGCATTCAATAGAACTTCCCATTGATGTAGCGGATACTAGTAAATCTGGATGAACGATCATTAAATTATCATTATGAAGTTTCGTCACGGGATCTTTATCATCAGAAAGAAGTCTCTTatttttacaatttttaCCTTCAATTATGTGTATAACATCACCAGGTTCAAACGACAATTGAACCCAAGGTGCACGAAGAATGACATTAGATTTAGCGCCTTTATCGTTTATGCATGTAAGcactttttgttttggaCCGCTTGGTAGATTAAACTCTTTAGTGGAAATAACCACCAACCTGGATAAGCCTTTCCGTCGATAACCACATTTAGCAAGTCCCATCCATTTAGGTAAATCAGTAATATTTGATTCTGAGGAACCGCTCAAGgttgaaatattttcctttttattatCTTCTTTAACCTTTACAACTGCCTTTGCAACGTTACATATATGTGGTTTCTGTGCCATGTGGTTTTCTTCTAAATAGTCAATTAGCGAATCATCATTCATATCCGATGCTATGGAATCACATTTTGGAACTTGTGGTATGGATTGACTATCTTGAGATGATTGGGAAAGATCCCCCTTTTGAATAGGAGGCTGAGAAGATATGGAAATTGGGAGCTCAGCAGAAGATCTTTGTATTTGAGATGATGTAGGGCTGTGCGAGACTTTTCGTTTGCTAAATTTCTGAGTTAGGATATCTATCAAagaatcatcatcattatcagaGCTCTCAATATCAACTACATCAAAGGAATATCTAATAGGACTCCTAGTTTGAGACTTCGCTGCTGGTAAGGTCTGAGAAAATGATGTTCGAAGCGTTCgttgtttatttttagaTTTGTTTGTAAGTACCTCCGATTTAATGGGTGAACTAGGGATTTGTGTAGGCTTTAATCCGAAATCACCAACTATATCATTTATAATGTCGTCAATGTCTCGCATTTTCTCCTTAGACTCTGAAAAAGGTGTTGGAGTTAAACCTCTAGTAGCACTTCTCATCGAATCTCGTTTTAAGGAGTTTGGTGGTAGCAAGCTATCGTTAGACTGAACATTTGGGAAAGTTAAAAGTGTCTTAAATTTATTCGGCACCATTGGGGTTGAAGAATCGTTATGAATACTGAAATCATCCTCTGAATCACTGCTATACTCATGGATCAATATTGGTGAACCATTTGCTGACATAGGAACCTGCTTGTCACCAACATCTTTTGATACAGTTTCTTTAACAGGTGAAAACATCCAGATAACCTCTTCTGAAGGTCCATCACCACTGTACCcaaattcatcattattactATCTTGTTCTGTGCATACAGAAACTTTAGACTGCTTTGCATTATgttcattttttgatgcACTTATAGGGAACCTTTTTCTATCTTCCTTGTCATTGCTGGAGTTTCGAACTtgagaaattgaaatagtTCGTAATGTAGAATCCTTCACATTAGATAATACATTTACATCAGATACAGTTAGCTTATTGATTGGAGCAAACTTATAActtgattttttattctgtttctttggcGGGGGATTTAATCTTCCTGCGTGATTGTTATGCAATGGTGATGAATTGCAAGTAGATCTACACTTCTGAGGGGAAACAGAAATGGACGCGATCCTTTTATTCCCTTTCATTGACATTTCGACCCTACTTAATCATCCAAATTGTGATACTTCAGAACTAAAACTTGCCTCAACTCCAATTGGATATAGTGAAATCTGCCTGTAGTTGTAATCTTTAATTTGTATATGGTTAATGTATAACCAGATTTGCCTGTGGACGACCTTAAACATCAACAaacttcaatatcatttCCAACGTCGAATGCATTACCCGGACTTGAACTATATAGAGATTTATCAGTAACCGACCCTTCTTCACGAATTATATACCGTTAATGGAGGCCAGACAGGTGTAAATGCCGAGTGTTTTATGTATAATGTTTAAATTAATCAATTAATTGTTCCCTGCAGTgcataaatatataattacaAATTATTGGCCCCCCAAAAGAAGCACAAATAGTCCCTATTGTCTATAAtaaatgataatgataaatCAATCAAAACTCATAATCTACGATTGTCGACCAAATATTGTGTTCCTTAATAATTCTGTTTCGTTACTATCACATCCAGATCTAGCGTTTAAACTCTGAAGTTctaatatttcttcttctgcgTTTTCAGTGTTACTCTTGGTGTTTGTAGTCTTCGAAGTTTTCGACCTCGTTACCCAGTCTCGAAACCTTTTGAATAAAGACATGTGGAATATGTTTGATTCAGAGCCAGAAGCATTATTATCAGTTAAACTGTTTGCTCCAAAATTTCGTTGCTGTTCTTCAGTGCCAGAGTTTCGCTTATTATCTTCTATTTTCACATGTGGATCAACAAAGAACCTGTCATGGTTGGTAATCTTCCTGCCAAGAACAGTCATTTTGCTCACAACCCGTTCCCGTTTTTCAAGAATGCCTATCAGTCCCCAAACATTTACTGTTATCATTACTCTCAGGAATGTTACAACTGTGAACAACCAGTAAAGGGCACTATGAAACACAATTGAATTGATCATGAAGGTAACAATTAATGTTAGAAATATTAGGAAGTTGTACACAAGTGCGGGTATCGTTTGCTTGTAATCCTCTAATATATGCTTCATACTAACCAGAAATGATGCCTTCCCGTCTGAATCATAATTTTGCCGATGGTATGTGAGCGTATGACCAAAATCATGACATAAGTAGTAGCAGATGGAAAATAAGAATAGAATGCATATAAGAGCTTCCAGAAAAACAAATGGGACATAAAGCCCCATACGTTTCCGAGAATAGGTCTGGCTTATTGGATTATATTCAGGATCGTTGTAGAATAGATTAAACGCCCACACAAAGGTATGAAGAATAAATAAGGGGAAACCAATCCATTTAAGTCGCTTGTTATTGTTGTCAAGCCAATGAGGTATCCATCGACTACTAGACTGTTTATAATTATGGAACATGTAGTATACTATCTGAAGCCACGTTAGATTTGCAAATATAGAGCATACAATCCTACAATATTTGAGCAACAACGACCTGGATATCATGCAAAGTAGCTCATGCGAATTCTGATAATTCCCGTTGTACTGCTTCTCAAAAACAGTTGTTGTAACCTTCCGTAGAAAAATTGTCTGCCAAAGAGCAAAGAACAGCACATAAAGAAACACCAGCCTCTTCCTAGAATTGTGATTATTCACAGGCAGCAATAATAGAACCAGAAGTAACATCCAGGACCCAACACATACAGATGACAATACACAAGCAACCATCAATGAACTATCTCTAAAGCTatccttttcaaaagtatATCTTACCGCATCAACCAAATGTTCACCTAACAGATCCATCAACCTAGCATACGAAGTGGTATCCCCACATTTTATAAACCATGATGGTTTATTGCCAACGTAGGATGAAACCGTATTTTCAGAGTGCACAGTAATATTTCCCGCAGTTAACATACGAACACTGCAGTTAAAGCCTGCAGCTAGCTGGATAATCACAGTTTCTATCCTAGGGTAATCGGGATAGATACTACCCATAACTAAAACTTTCTATACCGCCTTACCTCTTGTATGTCCATTACAATCTTCTCGTAGCTAGAATGAGTAATCATCTACGCTTTCGCTTAACTTCGGACAAAATTAGAAACTTCAGCCTCTGTGTTATATTTTAACTTACAATGTTTATTTGTAATAAAATACTATTTAAGAGCGATAAAAGTTCTGACTGGTATCAGAGTGTTTTTTCATTTGGTTTAACAGGGAAAAGATGGGTAGTACTGAGCAAATCAGCATGAATAGCGGAGAAGACATTAACAAATTGCTTCAATCTTATGGCTATAAGGAATCTTTCAAGACATGGAAAAGTTCTGCCCGTTTGCATGAAGCTGAAGATAATGTTTTACGCATGCTTTCCTTTTATCCAGATGGTGACTCTGAGAGAACATGTGAAGTGCTACATGTAGATATAGGAGGTGGTGATTATATGCATGAGTTTTGTATTGAAAATAAGCTACCTATGACTAGGGATACTTGTAAGGATATTGTGCTCGTTCACGGTTATGGTACGGCATTAGGTGTGTTTATCAGGAATTTTGATGAGTTAAGTCAGATCCCAGGGGTTAGGTTGCATGCGATTGATATGCTAGGTTATGGTTTGTCTTCAAGACCGAGATTCCCAAGGTCGGGTTTTTGGGACTATTACGTAAAGGGGAAGGTCGTTACTAAGGAACAAGTGGAAGAGGCCCTTGCGTTCTTCGTTGATTCGCTCGAGGCTTGGCGTGAGAAACGGAACGTAGACAGCTTTGTTTTGGTAGGACACTCGTTAGGGGGCTATTTAAGTAGCTTCTACGCTCTTCGGCATCCAGAAAGGATAGACAAGTTGGTTCTAGTTAGCCCCGTCGGCGTCGAAACTTCGATTTATGACTTAACGGCAGAACATACACCTGAACATCAGCATGCTGGCCAACTAGGACCGGAAGTAGCGTCTGAATTCAAGGAAGATGCTACTGAACATACTACTGATCTATCAATAGACTCTAACAGCCCACAATCGAGTTCGTTACACATTCCTAACGAAAAAGGGTTTGTGGAGcatgttccaaatatacCTTGGCTTGTTAAAATGCTTTGGAACACGAATGTATCTCCATTCTCACTGCTAAGACTTTTGGGACCCCTTGGTCCTAAAATTTGTGCAAATTGGTCCTTCCGTCGGTTCGGTGCTTGTAAAGACACTAATGAATTGATGAACTTTCACCAGTATGCCTACAATAACTTCAAAGCAAAAGGTAGTGGAGAATATGCcatgatgaaaattttagCTCCCGGTGCCTTAGCCAGAGTTCCTTTGCTAAGTCAGCTTCCTGGAGCATTGAAGTGCGACTCTCTATGGATGTATGGCAGCAACGATTGGATGAGTAAAGAGGCAGGGTGTATCATTGTCGAAGAGCTGCAGGAAAAGTCTGACTACAGAGCCGAATACAAGATCGTGAATAATGCTGGCCATCACTTGTATCTAGATAACCCTGAAGAGTTTAACCGAGAGttaaagttgtttttgaatgtgtaataataatatacgATATTCTAGTCTGGGGCCCTCATTCAATCATCAACTTGTATAATTTAGCAAGTTCTATGTGTTTATGTagtaaaaaataatgatttTGAACATGGCCCCTAATTGCTTTCGATACAACCACCAGACCTACGTTTCAGTTTTCATGTCTGCTATGtatctatatatgtatatatatataaacataACCTGACTGACCGCTTCTGAGCTTGAGCAAGCTGACGAATGTGGAGTATTGCATGCCGATCCgcatataatatatttatgcATATATGTCAGTAGCGCCGTATTGTGTTTGTAAATTGCTCTGATTACATGAGCCATCGAAAAAGAGTGACATCCCGCAAGTAACAGTTAACTCGAGAACGTCAGTGATCGAGAGCACAGTACGGCAGTCACAAAATAATCTCAAAAATAGGAgttataaaatattcagTAAATCAATAAAAGGAATCTTTCTTGAAAACCTGAATCATTCTCATTGGGCGAAGTAGTGCAAGGGCATCAAGTTATATTATTGCTTTACTGATAGGAACCAAGAAATTATTTAAATACATACGGTTTATTTGACCAAAAATTCCAAGAGGCTTAGGTTTATCTAACGAACATACACACAGACCATCAACTTATCAAATGAAGGGCAGAAGTTTTCTAGCCATTGTTTTAGCCATGGCTATTACAGTTCTCGCCAAAATGACAGAAGCGAGAACTTTAAATTCGAGCATCGGTACACATCAATCAAAGATAAATAGCACAAGCCATTTGCAGTTTGACAAAATTAAGGGTGTATCCGTTGGTGGATGGTTAGTGACAGAGCCGTTTATATCGCCTTCGCTTTTTTGGTCGGCTATTCATTGGTCTCAAGGCAGTGCGAGATCAAATGTCAGTattgttgatgaatataCCTTGTGCCAGGTCTTGGGCCAGGAAAGAGCAAGAGTGTTATTGCTGCAACATTATAAAACCTGGATAACAAGGAATGATATCCAGGAAATAAAGAGACACGGGTTCAATCTTGTTCGGATTCCTATTGGGTATTGGGCGTGGAAGAAGCAAGGCACCGTTGATCAATATGTTAACAACATTACATTTTATGACCCTTATGTTGGTGGCCTACAGTTAGACTACTTCGAAAACGCACTAAGGTGGTGTAAAGAAGCTGGACTAAAGGCCTGGATAGATTTACACACGGCACCCGGATCGCAAAACGGTTTCGATAACTCTGGACAGCGTCTCCTAAACGAGGACTTGGGTTGGTTGGCAAAGAACACCACAAAAGAGCTAACGCACGCAATACTAAGAAATATCTTCGATGAGTACGTAGACGGCAAATGGAAGGATGTCATAGTTGGTGTAGAAATTATCAACGAGCCCATGGGCCATATTCTTGGCATTGAAAACGTCATAGAATTTTATAATGAAACCATCAATGACTACCTAGACACAGGAAAGAAAACACCATTGGTCATACAAGAAGCCTTCCAAGATGTCGGTTTTTGGAACGATTACTGGAATGACACTAAACTGACAATATATGTTGACCATCACCACTACGAGGTATTCTCCTACGACCAGCTTTTGAACGATCAATTCACCAGGTTGACGAACATCATGGAGTATGGAGAGGCCCTAGAGAAGGAACAGAGCGCCCACGGTTCTATCGTGGGCGAATGGTCCGGAGCAATTACAGACTGCGCGACCTGGTTAAACGGGCTTGGCATCGGTGCAAGGTACGACGGAACCTACTACAAGACTGTCAATTCCAGTCGCGAGCATAGATACATCTTGGGCGCTTGCCAATCCCATAAAGACATATCGTTATGGGATAGGGAGTACAAAATGCAGGTCCGCCAATTCATCGAGGCCCAACTAACATCCTTCTCAGCGAATAGCAAAGGCTGGATATTCTGGAACTGGAAAACTGAAAGCGCGCCGGAATGGGACTACTTGAAACTTGTCACCCATGGCGTATTTCCTCACCCCTTCGACAACTTGACTTATTTCAACTCCGATGGCAGCATGGGCACCGTCCTAACCAGCTCTCTTGAAAGTTCCAGAAACAACAGAATAAAATACAACGCCCATGCAAGCAGCTCCGCAGCTCTGGGACCGACCGGTATAGC
This Eremothecium cymbalariae DBVPG#7215 chromosome 5, complete sequence DNA region includes the following protein-coding sequences:
- the DNA2 gene encoding bifunctional ATP-dependent DNA helicase/ssDNA endodeoxyribonuclease DNA2 (similar to Ashbya gossypii AEL218W), which translates into the protein MSMKGNKRIASISVSPQKCRSTCNSSPLHNNHAGRLNPPPKKQNKKSSYKFAPINKLTVSDVNVLSNVKDSTLRTISISQVRNSSNDKEDRKRFPISASKNEHNAKQSKVSVCTEQDSNNDEFGYSGDGPSEEVIWMFSPVKETVSKDVGDKQVPMSANGSPILIHEYSSDSEDDFSIHNDSSTPMVPNKFKTLLTFPNVQSNDSLLPPNSLKRDSMRSATRGLTPTPFSESKEKMRDIDDIINDIVGDFGLKPTQIPSSPIKSEVLTNKSKNKQRTLRTSFSQTLPAAKSQTRSPIRYSFDVVDIESSDNDDDSLIDILTQKFSKRKVSHSPTSSQIQRSSAELPISISSQPPIQKGDLSQSSQDSQSIPQVPKCDSIASDMNDDSLIDYLEENHMAQKPHICNVAKAVVKVKEDNKKENISTLSGSSESNITDLPKWMGLAKCGYRRKGLSRLVVISTKEFNLPSGPKQKVLTCINDKGAKSNVILRAPWVQLSFEPGDVIHIIEGKNCKNKRLLSDDKDPVTKLHNDNLMIVHPDLLVSATSMGSSIECLRKSVLNFQFMEPGVPSIQMTIGSIVHELLQELLEYKLKHPKIDDSFIESTLDEIISKHRLSILLCKETEEFVKETIRELHVDNMKQFVMEYVQVSNYQCRINVAGKVEHEKLSLSKIIDIEENILSPMYGMKGYIDATVETHIGEGTKLIAPLEIKTGKAKLISHEAQGTIYTMLLNDRYDVPIEFHLMYYSRTNEFMKQPRLLQSLKHLLVLRNRLAQHLKHNINEIQSCSEFEEMNIELPPLLQHSTCDSCYHKRNCMVLNKISEDGSAEQSSLPEGEYNELTSHLENGLSLYQQFYKKFNRLLCLEESSLNSMTKEMFLMDGKSRELSNGRCLHGLVLDSISQVGGLYYCKLVRDNAVEISMSMLNSQIAPGDMVYISDEVGHFCLSTGHVKEISKEYITITCRRRFDMDNVRGKDFNAYKKQVIESVLTQSGPSLIGVKNPMIRPLIYRIDKNDVHFGLSMARFNLLNLFLPAVDPTVHYLDDKGEEVRLKRWQGGDTKTRRLLVDGKPPRFSKKSSISYVLDDNKFNRDQAKAIDKVMRCKDYALILGMPGTGKTTVVAELIKILTKNGKSVLLASYTHSAVDNILLKLLDAEVRMIRLGHIHKLHPKVRHLVPDFDKTETHDQLAFSLNEPQVVATTCLGINDPMLNLRNKDFDYVILDEASQVSLPIALGPIRFGEKFILVGDHYQLPPLVKNEIAKEKGLEETLFKTLCQRHPASVTELTIQYRMNTDIMALSNELIYNGKLKCGNDSVANQTLAIQMDIAAISNPPWLRDVLDPQRKVVLLDYGDIPDMQEMADKDNIRNPGEARLVKLIIEGLISLGVSTLDIGVMTLYRSQLRLLRSELLPHSNNNHLEILTADQFQGRDKECIIISMVRSNDKQNAGLLLRELRRVNVAMSRAKSKLILICSKRTICNVKEIHGFLRLVERNGWVYPLRTSS
- the DFG16 gene encoding Dfg16p (similar to Ashbya gossypii AEL219W), with the protein product MGSIYPDYPRIETVIIQLAAGFNCSVRMLTAGNITVHSENTVSSYVGNKPSWFIKCGDTTSYARLMDLLGEHLVDAVRYTFEKDSFRDSSLMVACVLSSVCVGSWMLLLVLLLLPVNNHNSRKRLVFLYVLFFALWQTIFLRKVTTTVFEKQYNGNYQNSHELLCMISRSLLLKYCRIVCSIFANLTWLQIVYYMFHNYKQSSSRWIPHWLDNNNKRLKWIGFPLFILHTFVWAFNLFYNDPEYNPISQTYSRKRMGLYVPFVFLEALICILFLFSICYYLCHDFGHTLTYHRQNYDSDGKASFLVSMKHILEDYKQTIPALVYNFLIFLTLIVTFMINSIVFHSALYWLFTVVTFLRVMITVNVWGLIGILEKRERVVSKMTVLGRKITNHDRFFVDPHVKIEDNKRNSGTEEQQRNFGANSLTDNNASGSESNIFHMSLFKRFRDWVTRSKTSKTTNTKSNTENAEEEILELQSLNARSGCDSNETELLRNTIFGRQS
- a CDS encoding uncharacterized protein (similar to Saccharomyces cerevisiae YGR110W), coding for MGSTEQISMNSGEDINKLLQSYGYKESFKTWKSSARLHEAEDNVLRMLSFYPDGDSERTCEVLHVDIGGGDYMHEFCIENKLPMTRDTCKDIVLVHGYGTALGVFIRNFDELSQIPGVRLHAIDMLGYGLSSRPRFPRSGFWDYYVKGKVVTKEQVEEALAFFVDSLEAWREKRNVDSFVLVGHSLGGYLSSFYALRHPERIDKLVLVSPVGVETSIYDLTAEHTPEHQHAGQLGPEVASEFKEDATEHTTDLSIDSNSPQSSSLHIPNEKGFVEHVPNIPWLVKMLWNTNVSPFSLLRLLGPLGPKICANWSFRRFGACKDTNELMNFHQYAYNNFKAKGSGEYAMMKILAPGALARVPLLSQLPGALKCDSLWMYGSNDWMSKEAGCIIVEELQEKSDYRAEYKIVNNAGHHLYLDNPEEFNRELKLFLNV
- the EXG2 gene encoding glucan exo-1,3-beta-glucosidase (similar to Ashbya gossypii AEL220C); the encoded protein is MKGRSFLAIVLAMAITVLAKMTEARTLNSSIGTHQSKINSTSHLQFDKIKGVSVGGWLVTEPFISPSLFWSAIHWSQGSARSNVSIVDEYTLCQVLGQERARVLLLQHYKTWITRNDIQEIKRHGFNLVRIPIGYWAWKKQGTVDQYVNNITFYDPYVGGLQLDYFENALRWCKEAGLKAWIDLHTAPGSQNGFDNSGQRLLNEDLGWLAKNTTKELTHAILRNIFDEYVDGKWKDVIVGVEIINEPMGHILGIENVIEFYNETINDYLDTGKKTPLVIQEAFQDVGFWNDYWNDTKLTIYVDHHHYEVFSYDQLLNDQFTRLTNIMEYGEALEKEQSAHGSIVGEWSGAITDCATWLNGLGIGARYDGTYYKTVNSSREHRYILGACQSHKDISLWDREYKMQVRQFIEAQLTSFSANSKGWIFWNWKTESAPEWDYLKLVTHGVFPHPFDNLTYFNSDGSMGTVLTSSLESSRNNRIKYNAHASSSAALGPTGIAFNAIKLLMQTASKFVTVLLFVVTALVAF